Proteins encoded together in one Telopea speciosissima isolate NSW1024214 ecotype Mountain lineage chromosome 6, Tspe_v1, whole genome shotgun sequence window:
- the LOC122663871 gene encoding sec-independent protein translocase protein TATB, chloroplastic: MASMTSTAAFLCSSTNGRSPIFSFSSSVVLSPQNSKSRFSTSVPQLGFGLFPPWSGLKLLGLSVTQKSLKIGVNRRSRGKLVYASLFGVGAPEALVIGVVALLVFGPKGLAEVARNLGKTLRAFQPTIKELQEVSREFKSTLEREIGLDDIPTQNAYRSTNTNATSTSSPYADTENAETMTDENGAPSTKIAYSTEDYLKVTEKQLKASAAQQQGQTPLLEELSQPEAQAQALTPEVATTAQQSSKKET; this comes from the exons ATGGCTTCCATGACTTCTACTGCTGCATTTTTGTGTTCTTCAACAAACGGGCGATCAcccatcttctctttctcttcatctGTAGTTCTATCTCCCCAAAACTCCAAGTCTCGTTTCTCCACATCGGTTCCTCAAttgggttttggtttatttCCGCCATGGAGTGGCTTGAAACTTCTGGGTTTATCAGTCACACAAAAATCCTTGAAAATTG GAGTAAATAGAAGAAGCAGAGGCAAGCTTGTCTATGCGTCTTTGTTTGGAGTTGGTGCTCCTGAAGCGCTTGTAATTGGAGTCGTGGCTTTGTTGGTATTTGGACCCAAAGGACTTGCAGAG GTAGCTCGGAACCTGGGAAAAACTTTGCGTGCTTTTCAACCTACAATCAAGGAACTTCAG GAAGTCTCAAGAGAATTCAAAAGCACCCTTGAACGGGAGATTGGTCTTGATGACATCCCTACGCAGAATGCATACAGGTCTACCAACACCAACGCTACCTCAACCTCATCGCCATATGCAGACACTGAGAATGCAGAGACCATGACTGACGAAA ATGGTGCTCCATCTACAAAAATAGCGTACTCTACTGAAGATTACTTGAAGGTTACAGAGAAGCAGCTAAAAGCATCTGCCGCCCAACAGCAAGGCCAAACACCACTTCTAGAAGAGTTGTCTCAACCCGAAGCTCAGGCCCAAG CTCTTACTCCTGAAGTTGCCACTACAGCACAGCAAAGCTCCAAGAAAGAGACATGA